A segment of the Zingiber officinale cultivar Zhangliang chromosome 8B, Zo_v1.1, whole genome shotgun sequence genome:
agTTGGAAAACCCCGCATGCCATTCGACtatcaaaaccatcagtcgactgccctctgtggagattcaaCCGTTACAAtctaacggctcgataccagttggctgatacttccatcagtcgactgctctatACTAATCGAACGAATagaagcattctattcgctcccagtcgactgtccGGTCGAtcgtgttgggaccgatgtgccctctagagggggggaggggtgaatagcgtttcgtcgcgcttgcgtcggtttgcttcATCTTAttgttgtgcagcggaatactcgaagataaacactcacaatgctaacacctaggatttacttggtatccacctcaagaagagatgactaatccaaggatccacacacgacacgctatctccactaatgaaaacctccttctcggtcacagccggaggcggagaagcctcttacaaactcacacacaacacaaacacaaatgcAAGAAGAAACGCTAAGAATACAAGTgaatacacctttcttcttgctacttgttgttgcctcttgaaccttgaagatGCTCCTCAAGTGCTTTCAAGAACTGGCTTAAGTGCTGGAGAAATTGCTGTGAAGATCGTTGTAAGCTCGCAGGAGAAGATCACAAAGATCTGCGGAGAAAAACGCTCCAcaacagctatatcctgtgctcccaatcgattgaaatcaacctcaatcgatcaccacGTCAGCTTCGCACAATCCCAGCCGTctatcacctgcatcctgcacaacagttgaatcccaatcgatcagccaatcgattgggacaatctgaatcgatcggtggatcgattcagacgctttatgtgttctcgcgatcgcgtgagaactcccagctccaatcgatcgaccgattgattgaagattcccaatcgatttcccgatcgattgggaaagcctctgtgctcgtgactcatgctcccaatcgatcaaccaattgattgggtcattccttccttcgcagcacactccaatccatcaactgattgattggactctggttcaatcgattgaccagcctggacttgactcaatctcaagtccaaagtctccaacccaactcctggtcaaccgttACCTATTggatctccatgcctagcatttggccacatccgaccaaccttgaactagccttctagcctcctccatcagccttgcgtccctcggatatctccccatccttcacgtcttgcctttagcttccactacaagaaaattgggattttacaacacttaaaagacaacgctttttttaaaacgcgttgtctttttttttaacaacgcttttagtgaaaagcgttgtctatttcattattttcttattaatagacaacgcttttttaaaaatcattgtctattagtaatttttatgggtcaaagacaatgctttttaaaaagttttgtctattagccttttttttagtgtctacgataatgatttttaaaaagtgttgtctattatcAAGTTCTCATCTAAATTTATATTAATATAAACCGTTAGATcaagtaaggagtagaaaactCCTAGTTTCACTTGCCCACCTATCTTCTGATCAAATCCCTCtggaacccttctcccaactcctcatctcacgccgaccttctccatccaactcctcctctcacgcCCTCTCCTTCCAACTCCTCTCCAGCAAACCCCTCTCCGGCGAACCACTCCTCCTAACTCCTCTCCGTCAAGATTGCGGGCAAAATTTTCTCACCTTATTCCTTCACCTCTTCGTGCCCTAATCTCTTCGCCTCTGATCCATCACCTCATTCATACTTCCTTCACAGATCCCGGAAAAGGGGGCGAGCTCACCAGCGGAAGGGGTCTGGATGGAAGGCTTCGGGCAGAGAAGGAAAGGACGCGCACGCGATCCCGTCGAAGGAGAGCTCGGGAAAAAGGCAAGTTATGCAATTCCGGCGAAGGAGAGCTTGGGGAAAAGGCAAGTTTTCTTCCATTGTAGATACAGATAGACATTCTAGGTATGTGTTTTCGGGTGTTTTTGGAGGTTTCGATTCCCTAGATCTGAAAATGAGTAATCGATCTAGTGATTTCATGAGTTAATTTGATGATTTTCTTCACAAATCTCTTCTGGGTGTTGATTTATGTTTCTGAATTTTCTCTCAAACTGTAGCCCTAATGCATGCTAATGTTTTTTTTCCCCGATGGGTTTGATGAAGTAGGTTATTCGGTTTTCTTTTGTGTGAGCTATGGTTGTAGACGAATTCAAGGAGTGTGTGGTTCTTGTTTCTTGTAGTTCGGGGTTGGTTCTTTTGCAGATTTTGTTAGTTTTGTTCTTTAGTGAATCAGTATAAGGTCTTTCTGTTGCTATTTGTCAAATTTGTTTACAATCAGTTCTTCTTtggttatttaaaaaaaaaagttggaCGTGTATTGTTCTCTGTTCTATCCTGTATATGTATTCTTATGTATTCATTAAATGGTAGATTGGTGTATACTATCCATAGAAATTTTGTACATGCTTGAATTGATTCTCAGATTCGGGTCTTGTGGTAGTGGAATAAGAATTTTTGTGATACCTTGCTGCTCGAATTGTGCATGATCTTCATATGAATTTAGTTGTAGAGATCTTGCAAAGATCATGTTCCAAATGTTTTGTTCTTGGGAAGTAGTAAGTGAAATTTTGTTTATATACCTGCTTAACATCACAACCTGGATTACTGCAAAATAAGTGCTTATCTTTAGAGCATACTTGTATTTGTCTTGTACCAATgtagcattagtttagttgttTCCGATGGATGTATAATCTTTAGGTTTTGGTTTACTTGGGTATGGACTTAATGTATGGGGGGATGGGATTTTGTTGAGAAATTTGTTGTTGTTTCATATAACCTAAGGATGTTGAATCTGGGATTTTTGAATCTATGATGTTGTATACTGGTTGTGCTGGATTTTGGAAT
Coding sequences within it:
- the LOC122013633 gene encoding uncharacterized protein LOC122013633, whose amino-acid sequence is MEVDDVSVGTFAMEPSTQESLHEVVHSPEQEFEPLFDEKEVAITTPDAPQVLSRTGLSAGEIAVKIVVSSQEKITKICGEKRSTTAISYQVRSRKLLVSLAHLSSDQIPLEPFSQLLISRRPSPSNSSSHALSFQLLSSKPLSGEPLLLTPLRQDCGSRKRGRAHQRKGSGWKASGREGKDAHAIPSKESSGKRQVMQFRRRRAWGKDILNGKWRYSETPAK